One region of Corynebacterium capitovis DSM 44611 genomic DNA includes:
- a CDS encoding DUF5319 domain-containing protein, producing the protein MVSVNYDDMMPLDPFADDPNDPASFIEDDEVVEPLTPEERRDVTRDLAQVREFRKVLSPRGILGVFFTCEDCEQLHYYNWEIMEQNMLASLRGELPPVHEPSAQPNVEAYVPWDYALGYLDGLDAR; encoded by the coding sequence TTGGTGAGCGTGAATTACGACGACATGATGCCCCTCGACCCGTTCGCGGACGACCCGAACGACCCCGCGTCGTTCATCGAGGACGATGAGGTCGTCGAACCGCTCACGCCGGAGGAGCGCCGCGACGTCACGCGCGACCTCGCCCAGGTGCGCGAGTTCCGCAAGGTGCTTAGCCCGCGCGGAATCCTCGGGGTGTTTTTCACGTGCGAGGATTGTGAGCAACTGCACTACTACAACTGGGAGATCATGGAGCAGAACATGCTCGCCAGCCTGCGCGGGGAGCTTCCCCCCGTCCATGAGCCGAGCGCCCAGCCGAACGTCGAGGCGTACGTCCCCTGGGACTACGCCCTGGGCTACCTCGACGGGCTCGACGCCCGCTGA
- a CDS encoding sigma-70 family RNA polymerase sigma factor → MNPPVNPSELNAQLSRLVPRAVVGDKRALGQVMRLIHPPVLRYTRARIGGGKTPTAEDVAQEVCLAVASSISKYEDKGRPFMAFVYGIAFNKVADAHRFMARDRLNPTESVPDQESHEGTPEDHALVGDGGNRVRELLDLLSEKARNILVLRVFVGLSAEETAEVVGGTAGAVRVAQHRALTTLRKAIEEGDHL, encoded by the coding sequence CTTCGGAGCTCAATGCCCAACTCTCCCGTTTAGTCCCGCGCGCTGTCGTTGGCGATAAGCGCGCCTTAGGCCAGGTGATGCGCCTTATTCATCCACCTGTGTTGCGCTACACCCGCGCGCGGATCGGGGGCGGGAAGACACCGACGGCGGAGGACGTCGCCCAGGAGGTGTGCCTCGCCGTCGCCTCGTCTATTTCCAAGTACGAGGACAAGGGCCGGCCGTTCATGGCGTTCGTCTACGGCATTGCGTTTAACAAAGTCGCTGATGCCCACCGCTTCATGGCACGCGACCGTCTCAACCCCACGGAGTCCGTGCCCGACCAAGAGTCTCACGAAGGGACACCCGAGGATCACGCCCTTGTTGGCGACGGTGGTAACAGAGTTCGCGAGTTGCTCGATTTACTCAGTGAAAAGGCTCGCAACATCCTCGTCCTGCGCGTTTTTGTCGGTCTGAGCGCGGAAGAAACAGCGGAGGTTGTGGGCGGCACGGCCGGGGCGGTTCGCGTCGCCCAGCACCGAGCACTGACAACCTTGAGAAAAGCTATCGAAGAAGGGGACCACCTATGA